Proteins encoded together in one Quercus lobata isolate SW786 chromosome 3, ValleyOak3.0 Primary Assembly, whole genome shotgun sequence window:
- the LOC115982528 gene encoding DNA-directed RNA polymerases I, II, and III subunit RPABC5, whose product MIIPVRCFTCGKVIGNKWDTYLDLLQSDYSEGDALDGLGLVRYCCRRMLMTHVDLIEKLLNYNTLERNDNT is encoded by the exons ATGATCATTCCAGTTCGTTGCTTTACCTGCGGCAAG GTAATTGGAAACAAATGGGACACATATCTTGACCTTCTACAGTCAGATTACTCTGAAGG AGATGCACTTGATGGATTGGGGTTGGTCCGATACTGCTGCAGGCGAATGCTTATGACTCATGTTGACCTCATTGAGAAGCTTCTTAATTACAATA CTCTGGAGAGGAATGATAACACTTAA